The following is a genomic window from Hymenobacter monticola.
GCGCTGTCCCGCTGTTCCCGGAATGCGGCACCAGTCCACCCCAATCGTCTTGGTAAGGGCAGGCCACCGCCGGTTTTGCTTACATTTTCATGCCCTTCATTGCACCCGAGCTCATGCCCTTCATGCTCATCCACGGAGCCGTGAGGCGCAGGTATACGGAGGCCGAGAGCGGCAGCTTGCCGTAGCCGGGCCCTACGTAGCCAAAGCCATACCGGTCGTTCTGCAAATTTTCAGAAATGAAATAGCCCGTGAGCTGTCCGCCCACGCTCAATTCCGGCCCGCGCGGACCGCCCAGGCTGGCCAGCCGGTAGCTGCTGCCCAGCGTGAGGGCGTGGATATTGAACACCATAACGTCCAGGCCCTCGTAAAGGCCGAAGGAATAAAACGCCAGCTCATCGCTGTCTTTCTGCACCCACTCGTAGCGGCCGTAGAAGGTGGGGCGGCCCAGCGTGAGGTTGGTTTCGGCCAGCACGGCGTGCTCGCCGTGGTGCCCCCCGCCGTGCTCGTTCAGGCCCCACACCAGGGCCGAAGCCAGGTAGCGGCGCTCGCCCCAGGTGCGGCTGTGCAGCACCGAGGCCGTGGTGCGCGTCACGTTTTCGTCGGGGTGCAGGTCTTCGGGGCTTTTGATGAAGGCGCGGCTCACCTGCAGGGCCAAGGCGCGGCTGGGGTTCCAGTTGAGGCGGCCGGCCCAGGAATCGGCGCGGGGTTTATCAAAATCGTAGCGGTACTGGTCGGGCTCGCGGCCGGTGAAATTGCTGCCCTCCAGTTTGAACTGCTTGTAGCGCACGCCCAGCGTGGCCACCCCAAAGGTGATGTGAGTGGCGTCGGTCCAGTGGTGCGAGAGGGGCGCGTCGGGGTTGGGCATGGCCGAGATGCGGTGCATAAATGCCACGGGGCCAATGGCCGGCTCGCCGGGGTAGCCCACGTAGAGGCTCACGTCCACGTCCTCGTTCACGGCGTGGGTGTAGCTGGCCGTCAGGCCCGAAATGAGGTCGTGCGGGTGCTGCTTGTCGATGAGGGGCTGGCCCCGGTAGCTCTCGCCCGTTTGAAACAGCAGCGGGTAGCCGCCGTTGGTTTCCGTGAGCGGGTCGAGGCTAACCATCAAGCTCAAATTCAGCAGGCCGCGCGCGCCGATGGTGCGCTGGGCCATGGCCATGCCCCAGTTGGGTCCGTCGATGGCGTTGGCGTGGCCGCGCTTGCCGCTGTTGTTAAAGTTCTGGCTGGTGTAGCGGCCGTAGGCGGCGGCGTGGTACATCAGCATCCAGGGCCCCTTGTGCTGCATCCACATGTACATGGGCGTGGCGTCGGGGTGCCAGCTGGTGCCCGAGCCGTTGCGGTTCATGGGCAGGTTGCGGGAAAGCGAGTGGCTCATGTTGTCCATGTGCATGGCGCTGTCGTGGGCCATGGCCATGCCCCCCATGTCGTGTTGGGTCCCCGACATGTCCATGCCAGGCGTGTGCTCGTGCGGCGGGGTTGGCTGGCCGGCTGGGGCAGGCTTGGCCGGGTCCGTGTGCATGCCTTCCATCGAGTGCATGGGGGCCGCGCGGTGGCTGGTATCGGCAGGCGCAGCAGTGACTGGCGTAGCCGGTTTTGGGGTGGGGCGGGCGGCTTTGGGCGCAGCCGGTTTGGGTGCAGCCGGGCGGGGCTTCGCTGGCTTTGGTTTGGACGGCATGGGCATGCTCATGTCCATGTGATTGTGGTCTTGCGCCAGCGCCGCCCGGCCCGGCGCGGTGGCCAGCAGCATCGCTGCCACAAAGCCGGCCACAGACGGCACAGACATTCGATTGAGAATACAATACTTCATGCCGCTAATACCCAGAATTCAAGGCCTGGGTTAAGGTAGCATTTTGCTGAAAACATACAGCACCCGGGCCAGCACCGAATTATATAAGCCACAAGCGCCAATTCTACACTTCCTCGCAGCGATTTTATGCGTAGAATCAGCTAGTTGTTTACAGTTGTTCACCTAACCGACTTGCCATGCAAATGCCCGCCGCCGCGCCCCGCGCCCGCCAAAACAACCAAGCCGTCCTCGACGCCCTGAGCCGCTGCATCGCGGCCTGCGAGCTGTGCGCCGACGCCTGCCTCGACGAAGAAGATACCAAGATGATGGTGCCCTGCATCCGCCTCGACCGCGACTGCGCCGACATCTGCCGCCTCACCGCCGCCTTCATCGCCCGCGGCTCCGACCACGCCCAGCACGTGCTCAAGGAGTGCATCGAAATTTGCCAGAAGTGCCACGACGAGTGCGCCCAGCACCAGCACGACCATTGCAAGCAATGCGCCGAAGTCTGCCAAGCCTGCGTGGAGGCGTGCAAGAGCTACCAAGGCGCGTAACCGTATTGCGAGCAGAGCGAAGCAATACGTCCTGTCAGCATCAGACACGTTCTTTTACCAGAAAGCCCCGGCACTGCACAGTGCCGGGGCTTTTCATATTATTGGGTTGGTCGCTGAGAACAGGACGGATTGCCACGGGCTTCGCCCTCGCAATGACAGATGCCTCCTTCTTCTTACGCCAGCGCGTCCAGCGACATGCGCTCGGGCAGCATCAGGCGGCGGAACTCGCTCACGGAATAGCCCGTCACCTGGCGGAACTGGTTGCTCAGGTGCTGGCCGGAGCTGTAGCGCATCTGGTCGGCTATCTGGTTCAGGGTCAGCTCGCCGTAGCTGAGCAGCTCCTTCACGCGCTCGATTTTGAGGCGGATGAGGTACTTCTCGATGGTGAGGTGGGCGGTGCGCGAAAACACCTTGCTCAGGTGCGAGTAAGTAGCTGCAAACCGGTCCGTTAGGAAAGCCGACGTGGTGAGTGGCGAGCGCGCCGTGCGCAGGTGCTCCAGGTACTCGGCCAGGGTGGCCTTGATTTGCTCGGTGAGCTGCTCGGCGCGGCCGCGCAGCAGCTCGAAGCCGGCAGCGTGCAGCAGCGGGGCCAGGGCTTCGGGGTCGGCGGGGGTGGTTTCGTCGAGCTCAGCCACGCCCAGGCTCACGGCTTTGGGCCGGTAGCCGGCGCGCTCCAACAGGTTTTGTACGGCCTCCACGCACCGGGGGCACACCATGTTTTTGATATGCAGTAGGTTGGTTTTCAATGGCTTTAACGTGTTTCTGGCCGCCGCGAGGCGGCCGGTGAGGAATGAGAACGCGCCGCTGCAGAACCGGCAGAAGTCCGGCGCGGGCGAGGCGCCGGAGTAGAGACTTCGGCCCACCCGCGCCCGAACCAGTGCCCCGTGGCCCAAGTCACGAACGGCACCACGACCAGGAACGTGACGGCCAGCAGCCAGACGAATACGAGAAAGGCAAAAAAAAGTCGACTAAAGAAATGGTCACCCGTGCCGAACAAATAACCGACCAGCATAAGTGCCAACACGAAGCTCACGCCGGCCAGCACGCCCACCCGCCGCCAGGGCCAGGCGGCAACGTGTTTTTCAAGGCGACGGCGCAACGGAAGCAGCATAAGCAATGGGCAAAGAGGCGGTGAAAATAAGCGAAAATTTATTGAAGCCAATGGCTTAGCCCAACAGGGCCAGCAGCTCGCGCTGCACGGCCGCGCCATTGTCGGCCTCGTACCAGGCGTTCATCTCCTTTATTATTTGGTTGACGTGCAAAGATTTATCAGCATGCAGCTGATGGGCTAGCTCCTGCGCCTCCGCCGGGCGCGGGCCCCAGTCGCCGAGGTCGGCACCGGTGGCGGCGTCGAGCCGCACGAGCTTGGGAATGCTGTCACCGCCGTTGGTTTGGTGAGCGGCCATCAGGGCGGGGTGGTCGGAGCGCAGCAGCACGTGCAAGGTCACGCGGCCGGCGCTTACCTCGGCCAAGTGCGCCAATATGGGCAGGGTGTGGGCCGTATCGCCGCACCAGGCTTCGGCCAGCACCAGCCACTGCTCGGGCCGGGCCAGGTTGGCGATTTTTGAAACCAGTTCCGGCAGCAGCGGCACGGCGTGGGCGCGGTCGAGGTGGGCCTGGTTCTGGTCGGTGTAGCGGATGAGGCCGGGCGTCTGCTCGGGGCCGGTGGTGCGGCGCTCGGCGGCCAGCGTGGCCACCAAGGCCCGGAACTCGGCGTAGGTATACGCGGGCTGCGGAAGGGTGGCGGGCGAAATAAGGGGGCTGGACATCAGGGGCTAACAAAGCGAATGGAAGGGCTGCACGGCACCGGGCGCAACCCCAGGGCCGCGCCCACCGCTACAACCGTACCCGCCGGCCAAGGTTCGGGTTGCGCCGCGGGAGGTTATTTCTTTACCTTGCAACGTCGCTCATTTCTTACTCCTTCACCTTCACGCTTTCATGCTTCTGAAATCCTTCCTCCGCCCCCTCGCCGTGGCCTGCGCCCTCACCGCCACCCTTAGCGCCTGCAGCTCGGGCACCAAAGAGGGCGATACCAACGTGGAGCGCGGCTATACCAAAAAAGGCCCCGCCGCCGGCACCGACGGCACCGCCAACGGCGACTCGGCCACCGCCGGCCTCGCCCGCGACACCACCCACCGCCCCACCGGCAAAGAGCTCTACAAAGCCGCCGAAAACGCCACCGACCGCAACCACGACGGCATTGCCGACTAACCTTGTGGCATTAGCATCAATAAAAAGGCCCACACCTTCCGGTGCGGGCCTTTTCCTTTTATGCAGAAAGGAAGGTGGAATGTAGAAAGGAAGGTGGAAATTCAGGACTGAGTTATGAGCGGTGGGCGTCCAGACAAGGCATTAATAGCAAAAGCTTCCTTGCTGTTACACGTTATCTTCTCCCACGGGCTCAGGGTTTAGTAAAACACAAAGCCGTTCGGTCCCACTTTCACCTCGAAAGAATCGATGGGGGCGCCGGTGGCCTGGTAGCGGATGAAACGGCCGTTGCTGTTGTAGCTGGGCGAAACAGCGCCGTACACGGTGTTGTCGCGCGGGTCGATGGCGAAGCCCGACAGGCTGCGGCGGATGAACGGAGCCGTGGGCAACGCTGTGGCCGTGGTGCTTACCTGGTATTCGGCCCCGCCAAAGCTGTAATACAGCTGGTCTTTGGCCGCGTTGGTGCGCAGCTTGCTGGGGCTGCCCGTGCCGGGGAAGGCGAGGCGGAGCTGCGTAGTAGGGCTGCCCGGGTTGAAGCGCACCAGCGCACCGTTCGACACGCGGGTGGCGGCGTAGGGCGGCGAAGTCTGGTAAACCACGAAGCCGGTGCACAGCACCCAGATGTTGCCGTCCTTGTCGGCCACCATGCTGCTGGGGCCGTCCGAAACCGTAATGGTGGAAGTCAGCGTGCCGGTGGCGTCGTCAATTACTGACACGGTGTTTTCGAGGCTGTTGGGCACGTAGATTTTGCCGCCCAGCGCCAACAGCTGCTCGGGGTTGCGGCCCACCGTCACGCGGCTGGTCACGGTATTGGTGCTCAGGTCCAGAATGCTGAGCACGCCGGGCGAGTAGGCGGGGTTGGAATTGTAGACGCCGCGCCACTCGGTGAGGTAGCCCCGGGTGGCCGAAGTCGAGGTGAAGTAGCGGGGCTGGTCGACGCCGCTGATGGTGCCGGCCGTTTTGAAATCGGGCAGGGTCACGACTTCCACCTTCTTGGATGCATTCACCACCACATAGCCCTTGTTGCCTTGCACGCCCATGTGCTGCACCACGTCGCCCAGCGGCGCGCCGTTGTTGGCGCTGCCAAACAAATCCAGGCCCGTCAGGGCTTTGGCGCCCCGGTTGAAGCCGCTCACCGCGCCGTCTTTCGCGCCAAACTGGCCTTCACTGAGAATGAACACATCGGGCGAGGGGGCCGGCGTTTCTTTTTTGTCGGGGCTACAGGCCGCCAGCAGGGCCAGGCCGGTGAGGAAGGGAATTAGTTGTTTTTTCATGCGAAAAAGCGCCGGCGGCTGCCGGCCAGGAATTAGTAAGAGAGTTTAGAAATAAGGGAAAACATCCGAGCTAGCGCCAGCTCAGGCGCAGGCTGGCACCGAGGGCCCGCGGCGGCGCCGGCCGGCCGGGGTAACTGAAATACCTTTGGTTGAGCAGGTTGGTGGCTTGCAGCAGCAGCAGCACGCTAGTACCGGCGGGGCCGGCAATGCTGCGCCCCAGCGTGGCGCCCAGCAGCGCAGTGCCCGGCAAAAAATCGACGCCCGACGCATTGATGTAGCGGTAACTGGTGAAAACCAGCGTCGTGCTCAGCAGCCAGGCCCGCCAGTGCTGGTCAGTGCTGAGGCTGGCCTGGTGCAGCGGCACGTAAGCCAGCTGCACGCCCACGGGGTCAGAGTCGGCCGCGGCGCCCTGGGTTTTGCGGGTGTCGGTGTAGTGGTAGGCTGCTTGCATCCGGCCGGTGTAGCGGCCTTGGCGCAGGCGCAGGGCGGTGCTGGCTTCCAGGCCCTGGCTGCGCACGCGGCGCAGGTTGCGCGGGCTCCAGATGCCGGTGCCGGCGCCGGGCAGCCACTGCACCCAGTCGTCCACGTCTTGCCGGAAAGCCGTCAGCTCGCTCTCCAGCGCCCAGCGGCGGCCCCAGGCGCGGCGGTGGCGCAGGCCGCCCTCGTAGCCCACGCCCGACTCGGGGCGCAGCTCGGGGTTGCCGCCGGGCAGCCAGTATCGTTCGTTCAGGGTGGGGGCGCGGTAGCTGCGGGCGGCGCTGGCTTTCAGCGTGAGCACCTGAGCGGCCGAATCAGGCGCACCCAGCAGGTCCCATTCCAGCCCCAGGGTGGGCGTGAGCGGAGCCAAGCCAGCGGGCAGCACTGCCTGGCGCAGGTTGGCTGAAAGGCGCAGGGCGGGGCGCGGGTCGTAGCGCAAGAGGGCGAAAGCGGCCGCGCGGTTTTCACCGATTGCGACGGTGCCGTAGCCGTCTACCTGGGCGGCGAAGTGCTGCGCTTCGGCCCCCAGGCGCAGGCTGCCCCGCGCGCCCAGAGCAGTGGTGTGCTCGGCCTGGGCCTGGGTGGTGCGCACGCGGGAGTTGCTGGGAGCGCCGCCGTCGCGGTAGTTAATTATATCTTCAAACCAAGCCCCGCGCACGGTCCACTGCTGGCGCGCGCCCACGTGGCGGTAGCCCAGCGTGAGGCGGCGACTTTGGTCGCGCTCGCGGGCCTGGGTGCCCGCAATGCCCACACCCGACTGGATTTCGCGGTCTGCGTCGGTCAGCCAGGCGGCGGCGGTTAGCTCACCGGCTTGGCCCACGCGCCAGGCCACGTCGGGGCTCAGGCTCCACTGGTGGCGCAGGGCGGCGTTTTGCAAGGTGTAGCGCACGGTGCCGCGGGCCTCCTGCTGCAGGTAGGAGTAGTTGTTCTGGGCCTCGCGGTAGCTGGCGGCCACGCGCACGGCCACACTGGGGGTGGCGGTGCGGGCCTCCACGCTGCCACCGGCCAGGCCGAAGCTGCCGGCATCGGCCTGCACGCTGCCGCGCAGGCCGGGCCGCCAGTCGGGGGCCGAGTTGAGCAGCACGGCGCCGCCCACGGCCCCGCTGCCATAGAGGGCGGCGGCCGGGCCGGGCTGAATGGCCACGCTGGTGCCGGCGCCCACGGTCAGCAGCGAGAAGTCGTTCTGGCCCAGCGTGGGCAGCATGATGTTCAGCCCGTTCCAGAGCACGGCCGTGTGCTGGGCCGAGGTGCCGCGCAGGGCAATGGTGGCCAGCTGCCCCGGGCCGTAGTATTTAAGAGCCAGCGGGGTGCGGGCCTGCAGCACGTCGGCCAGGTTGCTGCCGCGGTACTGCGCCAGCGTGGCCGAATCGAGCTCCAGGCGGGTGCTGCCCACAGCGAAGCGCTCGGGGCCCACGGCGCGCACCTGCACCTCGGCCAGCCGATGCCGCCGCTGGCTGAGGCGGGCCGAATCGGGCGGCGCGGTCTGGGCCTGGGCGGCGCCGGCTAGCAGGCACAGCAGGGCCACTCGCCGTAGCGAGGCCGGATGCAGGGAAGTAAAACGCAGCAGAATCAAATTCTCAATCAAGAAAATTCGATTCAAAATCCGGCGCCAACCAACTGCCATCAGCAGCCAGCTACCGTCAGACCGAGGCCGAAAAACAGGGGTACTCTGGCCGCCCGAAGGTGGCCACTGTTCTCTTTCTCCATTCGTCCTCCGCGAATGCTGAACCTATGAGTGCTCGGGCAGGTCTCCTGGCTTGCTCCGCCGAGCGGGCCGCCTTCCCATTTTGTTACTTGATAATCAAGCAACAAACAGTGGCATTGTGGCCCGCTCCGATGTGAAGCGTACAGTTGCGGGGACAGCTCCGGCTTCGAACCGGATTCCCTTTTCAGCCGCGCCCCAAGGCTGGGGGTTGGCACCAAAGCAGGGCAAAGGTACGGACGTAGCGTGGACTCTGCGAGTCCGCGCCTTGTCGAACATTCTGGAGTGCGCGGACTCGCAGAGTCCACGCTACAGATTTAACGGCGGAAGGTGAGGCCGACGAAGTACTCGTGGTCGGTCAGTCGGTTCAGGGCCAGGTGGGTGCCGAGGTCGAGCTGCAGGTTGGGCGTCACCTTGAAAATGGGGGCAATGTTGGCGGAGGTCTGCCAACGGCGCTGCTCGGTGTTCCACATGGCCACGGCTTCGGTCACGAGGCCTACTTTCTCCGTTAAATCATACTCCAAGGCCATCGAGGGCACGAAGCGCACGTAGCGCTGGTTGGTTTCCCGGTCGTATTTCAGGTCGGCTTCCACCTGCGCTTCAAGGTTGGCCTTGTCGCTCAGCTCCAGGTCGATGGGCAGTACCACGCCGTATTCGGCGGCGCCGTCGCCCACGTTGCCGCCACTGGGCAGGCGCACGTAGCCGATGACGGACATGGCGAATTTGCCCAGCTGGTCGTCGCCCACAAAGTTGTGTTTCACGCGCACGGTCACGTCGCCGAAGCCGGCGTGGCGCTCCTGCCAGTCGTCGGCGTCTGAAGGCCGCTGCTTGGCCACGCTGTAGAGCGGCAATTCCAGCTGCAGGTCGGTGCGGCGGCTCAGGCCGAGCTTGAGCATGGAGTAGGCCAAATGCAGCTCGCGGTTTTTGCCGTCGTTGCCCGAGCCGCTGTTGATGAGCCGTAGCGCGTCCATCTCAAGCTGGAAGTGGCCGGCATCAACTGTGAAAGGGCTTTCGGTCACGCCGGGGCGGTCGGGCTGCAGCTCGCGCAGGCGGTTGCGCGGCACGGGCTTGCGCCAGCTGAAGTGGGCGGAGTCGTAGGGTGAAGTTTTGGCCGGGGCCTGCGCCAAGGTGAGCGAAGGCAATAGCAGTAAGGAGAGAAAAAAGCGCTTCATGGGGCCCTCTACGCAGAAAACCAGCCACGGTGGCATTGGCCGAATACTATATATCAACTCAAGCCCAACGGTCCGATAAGCTACTAAAACGGCACCAGTACCTTCACCCCCACGTTGCGCCCTGGATTATAAATGCCGCTGCGGCCGTTGGGCGAACTGGCGTAGTATTCAAAGTACTTCAACCGGTTGAGGTGGGCCTGGTATGCGGTGTCGAACAAGTTATCGACCTGCACAATGAATTGGGCCACGGCCCGCCCCGCGCGGTTGGTGTAGGTGGTGCCGGCGCCGAGGCCCAGCAGCACGTAGCCCGGCGTGGCGGTTTCGGTGTTGTCGAGGGCGTAGAAGCGGTTTTGGCGAGCGCTGCCATCCAACTGGAGGCGGCCATAGGTGCCGGTGAAACGGCCGGCGCGGGCCGGCGCGGTGGCGCGCAGCTCGGTGCGGCCGCGCAGTGGCGGAATGAGCGGCAGGTAGCGAGCAGCCTCTATTTGATGGTCGGGCAGGTTGGTTTGGGAGCTTTCGCCGGTTACGAAGGCCGCGCTGCTGCTCCAGGCCAGCCAGGGCAGGGCCGCGGGGCGCCAGTTCAGGCTGGCTTCCAGGCCGTAGAGGCGGGCGGCGGCTTGTTGAAACTGGTAGGTGGTGTTGCCGGGCACAATGACCACCGGCTGGCCGCTGGCGTCCTGCAAACGGGCCTGGTAGATGAAGTTCTGCACGTAGTTGTGAAACACTTCCACCGAGGCGTCCACCTCGGCCTGGTGCCAGAGCACGCCCACGTCCTGCTGCCAGCTGAATTCGGGCTCGAAGCCCCGGTTGCCGAGGTACACGATGTGGGCGCCGGGGTCGAGGCCGTTGGAGCCAATTTCGGGGATGTTGGGGGCGCGGTAGCCGCGGGCCAGGTTGGCGCGCAGCGTGAGCTGCTCGGTAGCCACGTAGCTCGCCCCCGCGCTGGCCGACCACCCCTGGTAGCGCCGCCGAAACGCCGGAAACGGCAGCGCCGCATCAGGCTGGGCCGGCCCAGCCGCTTGGTCGAACCCCGTGGCTGGGTTGGAGGCTACGTGAAAGTCGGCCCAGTTCACCAGCCGCGTGTCGTAGCGCAGCCCGCCGCTGACTTCCAGCTTGCCCAAGGGCTTTTTCAGCAACACAAAGCCACCCGCATCCAGCAAATTATAATTGGGAATGGGAAAGTCGGTGGCGTTGAGGTGGCGGTTGAGCTGGCCCATGCCGTTGCTGCCCACGCTCATTTCCAGCCCCTGCCAGGTGGGCAGGTGGTAGCGCACGTCGTAGGTGAAGGTGCTGAGGCGCAGAGCCAGGCCCGGCTGGGACGGCGCGGTGGGGTGGTTGAACTCCTCCCGCTGGTTTTGCTGGGCGCCCAGCAGTAGGTGTAGCTCACCGCCGCCCAGCGCCACCTGCGTTTTGGTGAACACACGGTAGTGCCGGATGCGCTGGTGCAGCGGGCCAATGGCGTAGCTGCGCAACTCATTATCTGTTACCAGAGGCCGGTTCTTGATATCATCGAGCCCGCTTTCCGCCACCTGCCGCGTGAAGCGGCGGCTCAGCGAATCGCGGCTGCCGTCGGGTATTTCCTGCTGGTTATCATAAAGCGTGAGGTACCAGTGCGAGCTGCCCCAGGCTTTGCGCACGCCCGCCATGCCCGTTAGCGTCAACTCCCGGAAACCGGTGTTGTACACTAGGCCGTCCACGCCATTGCGGTAGTCGCGCGCCAGGCGGTGGCTGGCCCGGAAGCTGGTTTGAAAGCCGTTTTTTTGATAGTTCAGCCCCAGCGAATTGCCTACTAAGCCATTGTTCGACTGGTATTCGGCCAGCGCCTCGCCGCGCAGCTGCCCTTCAGGGCCGCTAGGCAGGGCGGGCAGCAGGTTCACTACGCCGGCCACCGCATCAGAGCCGTAGAGCAGGCTGGCGGGGCCTTTCACCACCTCCACGCGCTCGATGTCGTAGCCGTCCACCTCCACGCCGTGCTCGTCGCCCCACTGCTGGCCTTCCTGGCGCAGGCCATTGTAGAGCGTGAGCACACGGTTGTAGCCCAGCCCGCGAATGAAGGGTTTCGACACGTTGGGGCCGGTGGTCACGGCGCTCAGGCCCGGAATGCCGCGCACGGCCGCGTCGATGACGTTGGTATTGGCGTTGAGGCTGATTTCGCGGCGGCTCAGGGTGGCAATGGGCACAGGGCTGCGGCGGATTTCGGTGGCCCGGCTCACGCCCGTCACCACCACGTCGGCCAGGGCGGCGGGCGCGGCGGCCAGGGTTAGCGGCAGGGTCAGGGTTTGGCCCGCGGCCACGGTCACATTGCGGCTGGCAGGCGTGTAGCCCACGGCGCT
Proteins encoded in this region:
- a CDS encoding four-helix bundle copper-binding protein, which gives rise to MQMPAAAPRARQNNQAVLDALSRCIAACELCADACLDEEDTKMMVPCIRLDRDCADICRLTAAFIARGSDHAQHVLKECIEICQKCHDECAQHQHDHCKQCAEVCQACVEACKSYQGA
- a CDS encoding helix-turn-helix domain-containing protein, with the protein product MKTNLLHIKNMVCPRCVEAVQNLLERAGYRPKAVSLGVAELDETTPADPEALAPLLHAAGFELLRGRAEQLTEQIKATLAEYLEHLRTARSPLTTSAFLTDRFAATYSHLSKVFSRTAHLTIEKYLIRLKIERVKELLSYGELTLNQIADQMRYSSGQHLSNQFRQVTGYSVSEFRRLMLPERMSLDALA
- a CDS encoding thioredoxin family protein, which encodes MSSPLISPATLPQPAYTYAEFRALVATLAAERRTTGPEQTPGLIRYTDQNQAHLDRAHAVPLLPELVSKIANLARPEQWLVLAEAWCGDTAHTLPILAHLAEVSAGRVTLHVLLRSDHPALMAAHQTNGGDSIPKLVRLDAATGADLGDWGPRPAEAQELAHQLHADKSLHVNQIIKEMNAWYEADNGAAVQRELLALLG
- a CDS encoding DUF5074 domain-containing protein, whose product is MKKQLIPFLTGLALLAACSPDKKETPAPSPDVFILSEGQFGAKDGAVSGFNRGAKALTGLDLFGSANNGAPLGDVVQHMGVQGNKGYVVVNASKKVEVVTLPDFKTAGTISGVDQPRYFTSTSATRGYLTEWRGVYNSNPAYSPGVLSILDLSTNTVTSRVTVGRNPEQLLALGGKIYVPNSLENTVSVIDDATGTLTSTITVSDGPSSMVADKDGNIWVLCTGFVVYQTSPPYAATRVSNGALVRFNPGSPTTQLRLAFPGTGSPSKLRTNAAKDQLYYSFGGAEYQVSTTATALPTAPFIRRSLSGFAIDPRDNTVYGAVSPSYNSNGRFIRYQATGAPIDSFEVKVGPNGFVFY
- a CDS encoding TonB-dependent receptor plug domain-containing protein — translated: MIENLILLRFTSLHPASLRRVALLCLLAGAAQAQTAPPDSARLSQRRHRLAEVQVRAVGPERFAVGSTRLELDSATLAQYRGSNLADVLQARTPLALKYYGPGQLATIALRGTSAQHTAVLWNGLNIMLPTLGQNDFSLLTVGAGTSVAIQPGPAAALYGSGAVGGAVLLNSAPDWRPGLRGSVQADAGSFGLAGGSVEARTATPSVAVRVAASYREAQNNYSYLQQEARGTVRYTLQNAALRHQWSLSPDVAWRVGQAGELTAAAWLTDADREIQSGVGIAGTQARERDQSRRLTLGYRHVGARQQWTVRGAWFEDIINYRDGGAPSNSRVRTTQAQAEHTTALGARGSLRLGAEAQHFAAQVDGYGTVAIGENRAAAFALLRYDPRPALRLSANLRQAVLPAGLAPLTPTLGLEWDLLGAPDSAAQVLTLKASAARSYRAPTLNERYWLPGGNPELRPESGVGYEGGLRHRRAWGRRWALESELTAFRQDVDDWVQWLPGAGTGIWSPRNLRRVRSQGLEASTALRLRQGRYTGRMQAAYHYTDTRKTQGAAADSDPVGVQLAYVPLHQASLSTDQHWRAWLLSTTLVFTSYRYINASGVDFLPGTALLGATLGRSIAGPAGTSVLLLLQATNLLNQRYFSYPGRPAPPRALGASLRLSWR
- a CDS encoding transporter; this translates as MKRFFLSLLLLPSLTLAQAPAKTSPYDSAHFSWRKPVPRNRLRELQPDRPGVTESPFTVDAGHFQLEMDALRLINSGSGNDGKNRELHLAYSMLKLGLSRRTDLQLELPLYSVAKQRPSDADDWQERHAGFGDVTVRVKHNFVGDDQLGKFAMSVIGYVRLPSGGNVGDGAAEYGVVLPIDLELSDKANLEAQVEADLKYDRETNQRYVRFVPSMALEYDLTEKVGLVTEAVAMWNTEQRRWQTSANIAPIFKVTPNLQLDLGTHLALNRLTDHEYFVGLTFRR
- a CDS encoding TonB-dependent receptor; amino-acid sequence: MKQLLLALLWLLPSGLLAQTGTLAGTVRNEQQRLVPFASVALPAAGLGATADAQGAFSITNVPAGTVRVLASAVGYTPASRNVTVAAGQTLTLPLTLAAAPAALADVVVTGVSRATEIRRSPVPIATLSRREISLNANTNVIDAAVRGIPGLSAVTTGPNVSKPFIRGLGYNRVLTLYNGLRQEGQQWGDEHGVEVDGYDIERVEVVKGPASLLYGSDAVAGVVNLLPALPSGPEGQLRGEALAEYQSNNGLVGNSLGLNYQKNGFQTSFRASHRLARDYRNGVDGLVYNTGFRELTLTGMAGVRKAWGSSHWYLTLYDNQQEIPDGSRDSLSRRFTRQVAESGLDDIKNRPLVTDNELRSYAIGPLHQRIRHYRVFTKTQVALGGGELHLLLGAQQNQREEFNHPTAPSQPGLALRLSTFTYDVRYHLPTWQGLEMSVGSNGMGQLNRHLNATDFPIPNYNLLDAGGFVLLKKPLGKLEVSGGLRYDTRLVNWADFHVASNPATGFDQAAGPAQPDAALPFPAFRRRYQGWSASAGASYVATEQLTLRANLARGYRAPNIPEIGSNGLDPGAHIVYLGNRGFEPEFSWQQDVGVLWHQAEVDASVEVFHNYVQNFIYQARLQDASGQPVVIVPGNTTYQFQQAAARLYGLEASLNWRPAALPWLAWSSSAAFVTGESSQTNLPDHQIEAARYLPLIPPLRGRTELRATAPARAGRFTGTYGRLQLDGSARQNRFYALDNTETATPGYVLLGLGAGTTYTNRAGRAVAQFIVQVDNLFDTAYQAHLNRLKYFEYYASSPNGRSGIYNPGRNVGVKVLVPF